The Sulfuricurvum kujiense DSM 16994 genome contains the following window.
AGCAATCCAATACTTCCTCGCCCTCAATAATTTCAATAGAATGTTCAACATTCGCAGGTATGATGTACGAATCTCCAACTTCAATTTCCGTATCATAATCCATAAAACGAATTCGATATTTTCCGCTGATGACATAACCACACTGCTCATTCGGATGACTGTGCATCGGTACTATGTCACTGACTTTATAAAGCATCTTGGTTAGCATGGTATTATCACTATGAGATAGTACTAAAAAATCGACACCGTAAAAACTTTTTTTTATTCCATTAGTTGAATGGACTATCATATCTATGCTCCTATTTTTTTATATCTATAACTTGCACAAACCACGTAAATCTTCCGATACACACCACAACTTCACTCTCATCTCTTAGCTCGACATCTACACCGATCATTGCACGCCCTTTTTTTTCCAATCCCGTTTTAAATGTCTCTATCTCTTCATCACTCACGGTAGCTATCGCATAGATGGTATCGGTGGTCGGTTTTTTGAATTTGATTTGTGAATCGCGTAATACTGGGATAACTTTACCAACCAAATCGGGGAAAAGTTTCTGCTAGAGTGAATTGTGCGCTTGCGTGTAGGGTAGCGATATGGTTTAGGTTATCTGAACGAAAGATAAGTTTTAAACCTTTTTCGTCTTGTTCTATCCCCACTTTTTCGACAAAGGGGATTTTTAATATTTCCATGAAATTCACTCCTAGCAATAATCTTATCTATGTTTTTTATAAGAGTATCGTACCGCTCTTTCGGTAAATTTTGCCCCTCTATGTTCATATGCTGAAGAAGCGAGATACGGAAATTGTTTTAAGAAAAATGGTGTAAAATGTTTAAAAATATTTTGATATTTAAGATTTTGCTTGGACATTGCTAATATTAGGACATTTTAAATGTCTGATTATCAGAAAAATTTCTGGTAAAATGGTATATTTTGAGTATGAATAAATAGTTAGCCACTAGGAGAAACAATGGAGCACTTTTCAATTGGTATAGTTTCTTTTGCATTCACGGTCATCTTTCCAATTTTCTATTTTGTAGGGTTTCAAGTTCGCCGCTTGGGCGCATGGTCGAAACGCGAAGACGGTCCTAAAGACCGCATTGGTTTTTTTCTGTTGGT
Protein-coding sequences here:
- a CDS encoding YiiD C-terminal domain-containing protein — its product is MVGKVIPVLRDSQIKFKKPTTDTIYAIATVSDEEIETFKTGLEKKGRAMIGVDVELRDESEVVVCIGRFTWFVQVIDIKK
- a CDS encoding cupin domain-containing protein, encoding MIVHSTNGIKKSFYGVDFLVLSHSDNTMLTKMLYKVSDIVPMHSHPNEQCGYVISGKYRIRFMDYDTEIEVGDSYIIPANVEHSIEIIEGEEVLDCFNPPREDYL